In one Sulfuricella sp. genomic region, the following are encoded:
- the trpE gene encoding anthranilate synthase component I — protein sequence MTEQEFNRLAAEGYNRIPLTLETLADLDTPLSLYLKLANQPYSYLLESVVGGERFGRYSFIGLPAKTRIVVRGKQVTVESGQAVLESTASSDPLQFIESYMARLKVAERPGQPRFSGGLAGYFGYDTIRYVEKKLAAVVKPDVIGAPDILLLLSDELAVMDNLSGKIYLIVYADPGQPNAFALAQQRLAELRGMLRRAVEIPEAAVSGPQQATSEFGEEAFKAAVEKAKRYIFDGDIMQVVLSQRMSQPYAASPLSLYRALRTLNPSPYMFYYDMGDHHVVGASPEILVQLESDTVTVRPIAGTRPRGKTREEDEALAADLLSDPKELAEHLMLMDLGRNDVGRVAETGTVQVSEKMVIERYSHVMHIVSNVEGRRKPGVSALDVLRATFPAGTLSGAPKVRAMEIIDELEPTKRGIYGGAVGYLGYNGDMDLAIAIRTAVIKDGTLFVQAGAGVVADSVPQSEWEETRNKARAVLRAAELALGGLGTEER from the coding sequence ATGACCGAACAGGAATTCAACCGTCTTGCCGCAGAAGGCTACAACCGCATCCCGCTCACGCTGGAAACGCTGGCCGACCTCGACACGCCACTTTCGCTTTACCTGAAGCTCGCCAACCAGCCCTATTCCTACCTGCTTGAGTCGGTGGTGGGCGGCGAGCGCTTCGGCCGCTATTCATTCATCGGCCTGCCCGCCAAAACCCGCATCGTGGTACGCGGAAAGCAGGTCACGGTTGAAAGCGGCCAGGCTGTTCTTGAAAGTACGGCAAGCTCTGACCCGCTGCAATTCATCGAGTCTTACATGGCCCGCCTCAAAGTGGCCGAGCGTCCAGGCCAGCCGCGCTTTTCCGGCGGACTGGCGGGCTACTTCGGCTACGACACCATTCGCTATGTCGAAAAAAAGCTCGCCGCCGTGGTCAAGCCTGACGTCATTGGCGCGCCGGACATCCTGCTGCTGCTGTCTGACGAGCTGGCGGTGATGGATAATCTTTCCGGCAAGATCTATCTCATCGTTTACGCCGATCCCGGCCAGCCCAATGCCTTTGCCCTGGCACAGCAGCGGCTTGCAGAGCTGCGCGGCATGCTGCGCAGGGCGGTGGAAATTCCGGAGGCAGCGGTTTCCGGTCCGCAACAGGCGACATCGGAATTTGGCGAGGAAGCTTTCAAGGCCGCCGTGGAAAAGGCCAAGCGTTATATTTTCGACGGCGACATCATGCAGGTGGTGCTGTCCCAGCGCATGAGCCAGCCCTATGCCGCCTCCCCGCTTTCCCTGTACCGGGCGCTGCGGACGCTGAACCCCTCCCCCTACATGTTCTACTACGACATGGGCGACCATCATGTGGTCGGCGCCTCGCCGGAGATTCTGGTTCAACTCGAATCCGATACCGTTACCGTCCGGCCGATCGCGGGCACCCGTCCGCGCGGCAAAACGCGCGAGGAGGACGAAGCCCTGGCGGCCGACCTGCTTAGTGATCCCAAGGAGCTGGCCGAGCACCTGATGCTGATGGACCTCGGACGCAACGATGTGGGCCGCGTTGCGGAAACGGGCACGGTGCAGGTGTCCGAGAAAATGGTGATCGAGCGTTATTCGCATGTGATGCACATCGTTTCCAACGTTGAAGGACGGCGCAAGCCGGGTGTCTCGGCACTGGATGTGCTGCGTGCAACCTTCCCGGCAGGCACGCTGTCCGGCGCCCCGAAAGTGCGCGCCATGGAAATCATCGACGAACTGGAACCGACCAAGCGTGGCATTTACGGTGGCGCGGTAGGCTATCTCGGCTATAACGGCGACATGGATCTGGCGATTGCGATTCGCACCGCCGTGATCAAGGATGGCACTTTATTCGTACAGGCCGGCGCGGGCGTGGTGGCCGATTCCGTCCCGCAGAGCGAATGGGAAGAAACCCGCAACAAGGCGCGCGCCGTGCTGCGCGCCGCCGAACTGGCGCTGGGCGGGCTGGGCACGGAAGAAAGATGA
- the ftsE gene encoding cell division ATP-binding protein FtsE, which translates to MISLSQVSKRYPGGYEALKNISFSIEKGEMVFVTGHSGAGKSTLLNLIAAIEPPSSGSIIINGQNLSQLRRAAVPFLRRNFGLIFQDHKLLYDRSVFDNVMLPLEITGFDRNEAAKRTRAALDKVGLLEREKTMPIALSGGEQQRLCIARAIVHRPSILLADEPTGNLDSAYAGDILEMFKSFNQVGVTVLIVTHDERLIERFGERTLHLQHGTLAA; encoded by the coding sequence ATGATCAGCCTGAGCCAGGTCAGCAAACGCTACCCCGGCGGCTATGAGGCGCTGAAAAACATCAGCTTCTCCATCGAAAAAGGCGAGATGGTGTTTGTCACCGGCCATTCCGGCGCGGGAAAAAGCACGCTGCTCAACCTGATTGCCGCCATCGAGCCTCCCAGCAGCGGCAGCATCATCATCAACGGGCAGAATCTGAGCCAGCTTCGTCGCGCCGCAGTGCCGTTCCTGCGGCGCAACTTCGGCCTGATTTTTCAGGACCACAAGCTGCTTTATGACCGCAGCGTATTCGACAATGTCATGCTGCCGCTCGAGATTACGGGTTTTGATCGCAATGAGGCCGCCAAGCGCACACGCGCCGCGCTCGACAAGGTCGGGCTGCTGGAGCGCGAAAAAACCATGCCCATCGCCCTTTCCGGCGGTGAACAGCAGCGCCTGTGCATCGCCCGCGCCATTGTCCACCGCCCGTCCATCCTGCTGGCGGACGAGCCCACCGGCAACCTCGACAGCGCTTATGCCGGCGATATTCTGGAAATGTTCAAATCATTCAATCAGGTTGGCGTCACCGTGCTGATTGTCACCCACGACGAGCGCCTGATAGAACGTTTTGGCGAACGCACCCTGCACCTGCAACACGGAACCCTGGCAGCATGA
- the ftsX gene encoding permease-like cell division protein FtsX, translated as MNRHWRTLMGTLRRLAGTPLATLVTVSVIGIALSLPAGLYLLLSNLGQAGDTLETQPQISLFLKLDAGKEVQRQIEQQLKGNAAIKTFRFVARDHALKELTASNGLGDLTAGLPNNPLPDAYIITALENDAAQLDKLRSEISKWPGVESAELDSAWVKRLNAMLDLGRQLTFMLAVLLAFGLIAGMGNIIRLQILTRQEEIEVSKLIGATDRFIRLPFLYHGAFQGLLGGLAAWAIIAISTQILNVSVIRLGSLYGSAFRLEGLATGDAVVLLGFSAVLGWAGAYIAVSHFLRHFHLTRH; from the coding sequence ATGAACCGCCACTGGCGCACCCTGATGGGCACCTTGCGGCGGCTGGCCGGCACGCCGCTTGCCACCCTGGTGACGGTCAGCGTTATCGGTATCGCCCTCAGCCTGCCGGCCGGGCTCTATCTGCTGCTCTCCAACCTCGGCCAGGCTGGCGATACGCTGGAAACCCAGCCGCAAATCAGCCTGTTTCTCAAACTTGATGCCGGTAAAGAGGTGCAGCGCCAGATCGAACAGCAACTCAAGGGTAACGCTGCGATCAAGACATTCCGTTTTGTCGCTCGCGACCACGCGCTCAAGGAGCTCACTGCCAGCAACGGTCTGGGCGACCTCACCGCCGGTCTGCCAAACAACCCCCTGCCTGACGCTTATATCATTACCGCCCTGGAAAATGATGCGGCTCAACTGGACAAGCTGCGCAGCGAAATTTCGAAATGGCCGGGCGTGGAAAGCGCGGAACTCGACTCGGCCTGGGTCAAGCGCCTGAACGCCATGCTGGATCTGGGCCGGCAGCTAACCTTCATGCTTGCCGTGTTGCTGGCTTTCGGTCTGATTGCCGGCATGGGCAACATTATCCGCTTGCAGATCCTTACCCGGCAGGAAGAAATCGAGGTCAGCAAGCTGATCGGCGCCACCGACCGTTTCATCCGGCTGCCTTTTCTCTACCACGGCGCATTTCAGGGACTGCTGGGCGGCCTGGCCGCGTGGGCCATCATCGCCATCAGCACCCAGATATTGAATGTCAGCGTAATCAGGCTTGGCAGTCTCTATGGCTCGGCCTTCAGGCTGGAGGGGCTGGCCACGGGAGATGCGGTCGTGCTGCTGGGTTTTTCCGCCGTCCTGGGCTGGGCCGGCGCCTATATTGCAGTCAGCCACTTTCTGCGCCACTTTCACCTTACCCGCCACTAG
- the hypE gene encoding hydrogenase expression/formation protein HypE: MTKIRRRYIRSLDLEHGRVDMTHGSGGRAMAQMVEELFLAAFDNEFLRQLNDQASFSVPAGRMVMATDSHVVTPLFFPGGDIGSLAVHGTLNDVAMSGAKPLYLSAGFILEEGFPLADLKRIVDSMAAAAREAGVPIVTGDTKVVERGKADGVFINTTGIGVVPEGIRISGELAQPGDQILLSGFMGDHGVAVMSQRENLAFSSAILSDTASLHDLVAAMVAAVPTIHCLRDPTRGGVATTLNELARQSGVGMLIRESALPVREAVSATCEYLGLDPLYVANEGKLVAICSAQDAPLLLATMKNHPLGRDAAIIGEVVADSHNFVQMETSFGGKRIVDWLSGDQLPRIC, translated from the coding sequence ATGACCAAAATTCGCAGACGCTACATTCGTTCGCTGGACCTCGAACATGGCCGGGTGGACATGACGCACGGCAGCGGCGGCCGCGCCATGGCGCAAATGGTGGAAGAGCTCTTTCTCGCTGCTTTCGATAACGAATTTTTGCGCCAGCTCAACGACCAGGCCAGCTTCAGCGTTCCGGCTGGCCGCATGGTGATGGCCACGGACAGCCACGTGGTGACGCCGCTGTTTTTCCCCGGCGGCGATATCGGCTCCCTGGCCGTGCATGGCACCCTCAACGATGTCGCCATGTCGGGCGCAAAACCGCTTTATCTCTCCGCCGGCTTCATCCTGGAAGAAGGCTTCCCCCTCGCCGACTTGAAGCGCATCGTCGACTCCATGGCGGCGGCGGCCCGGGAGGCGGGCGTGCCTATCGTCACCGGCGACACCAAGGTGGTCGAGCGAGGTAAAGCGGATGGCGTATTCATCAACACCACCGGGATCGGCGTCGTGCCGGAGGGCATCCGCATCAGCGGCGAACTGGCGCAGCCGGGCGACCAGATTCTGCTGAGCGGTTTCATGGGCGACCATGGCGTGGCGGTCATGTCGCAGCGCGAAAATCTTGCCTTCAGCTCGGCCATCCTCTCCGATACGGCTTCCCTGCATGATCTGGTGGCGGCCATGGTGGCAGCCGTGCCCACGATTCATTGCCTGCGCGACCCGACCCGTGGCGGGGTCGCCACCACGCTCAACGAACTGGCACGGCAATCCGGCGTGGGCATGCTCATCCGGGAAAGCGCCCTGCCGGTGCGCGAAGCGGTCAGCGCAACCTGCGAATATCTCGGCCTGGACCCGCTTTATGTGGCCAACGAAGGCAAGCTGGTGGCTATCTGCAGTGCGCAGGATGCGCCATTACTGCTGGCAACCATGAAAAACCACCCCCTGGGCCGCGATGCCGCCATCATCGGCGAGGTGGTTGCGGACAGCCACAATTTTGTGCAGATGGAAACCTCTTTCGGCGGCAAGCGCATCGTGGACTGGCTAAGCGGGGATCAATTGCCGCGGATTTGTTGA
- a CDS encoding ATP-binding protein, producing MDPINNPFSPGAGAPPPELVGRDPLLEQARILLGRVKQKRPEKSLLLTGLRGVGKTVLLNEIERMAKAAGYQTILLEAHEEKPLGELIYPALRSLLFELDRAAGAGNKVKRGLAVLRSFIGGIKLTVGDVAVGLDIEPAKGTADSGDLEIDLPNLFVAIAEAAEERHTAVAILVDEIQYLSQKELGALIMAMHRMQQKQLPLVLLAAGLPVLPGMAGESKSYAERLFNFPDIGALSEEDAAKALRDPAHEAGIEFQDDALREVFRLTHGYPYFLQEWGYQAWNMAAASPITLQIVRDATAEVVRRLDRNFFRVRFDRLTPGEKNFLRAMAHLGPGSQRTGDIAAALGTSVKGIGPVRSKLIRKGMIYSPAHGDMAFTVPLFDEFMVRAIPQFTPG from the coding sequence ATGGACCCGATCAACAACCCGTTTTCTCCCGGTGCGGGCGCGCCGCCGCCCGAGCTGGTTGGGCGTGACCCGCTGCTCGAACAGGCGCGCATCCTTCTGGGGCGCGTGAAGCAGAAGCGCCCGGAAAAGAGTCTGCTGCTGACAGGGTTGCGCGGCGTGGGCAAGACCGTGCTGCTGAACGAAATCGAGCGCATGGCGAAGGCCGCCGGTTATCAAACGATCCTGCTGGAAGCGCATGAGGAAAAGCCGCTGGGCGAACTCATCTATCCGGCGCTGCGCAGCCTGCTTTTCGAACTGGACCGGGCGGCCGGGGCGGGCAACAAGGTGAAACGCGGGCTGGCGGTGCTGCGCAGTTTTATCGGCGGCATCAAGTTGACGGTGGGTGATGTGGCGGTGGGGCTGGACATCGAGCCGGCCAAAGGCACGGCCGATAGCGGCGATCTGGAAATCGACCTGCCGAACCTGTTCGTGGCCATCGCCGAGGCGGCGGAAGAGCGCCACACCGCCGTTGCCATTCTGGTGGACGAAATCCAGTACCTGAGCCAGAAGGAGCTGGGCGCCCTGATCATGGCCATGCACAGGATGCAGCAGAAACAATTGCCCCTGGTGCTGCTCGCTGCCGGTTTGCCGGTTCTCCCCGGCATGGCGGGGGAGTCGAAGTCATATGCCGAGCGGCTATTCAATTTCCCGGACATCGGGGCCCTGTCGGAAGAGGATGCGGCCAAGGCGCTGCGCGACCCTGCTCACGAGGCCGGTATCGAGTTTCAGGATGATGCGCTAAGGGAAGTGTTTCGCCTGACGCACGGCTACCCCTATTTTCTGCAGGAGTGGGGATACCAGGCATGGAATATGGCAGCGGCGAGCCCCATCACCTTGCAGATCGTAAGGGATGCGACCGCGGAGGTGGTTCGGCGGCTGGACAGGAATTTCTTCCGGGTGCGTTTTGACCGGCTGACGCCCGGAGAAAAAAACTTCCTCCGCGCAATGGCGCACCTCGGCCCCGGCAGCCAGCGCACGGGGGACATTGCCGCGGCGCTGGGCACCTCCGTGAAGGGCATTGGTCCGGTGCGCTCCAAACTCATCAGGAAGGGAATGATTTACAGCCCGGCGCACGGCGACATGGCTTTTACCGTGCCGCTGTTTGACGAATTCATGGTCCGCGCGATTCCTCAATTCACGCCCGGCTGA
- the hypD gene encoding hydrogenase formation protein HypD translates to MKYIDEFRDGDLARKLAADITREVQPERRYGLMEFCGGHTHAVYRYGVQNLLPPNVNLIHGPGCPVCVLPIGRLDYAIQLARTPGVILCTYGDMLRVPGSGGVSLLKAKAGGADIRMIYSSADALKIAREHPAREVVFFAIGFETTTPPTAVAILQAEAQGLQNFSVISSHVLTPAAISAIMGSGEARVDGVIGPAHVSTVIGSRPYEPFATQYHLPVVIAGFEPLDVMQAILMLVRQLNTGRAEVENEFTRAVSREGNLKAQRLVAEVFEVRDEFEWRGLGVVPHSGLAIRPRFAAFDAEKRFKLTYHPVADNPACECSAIIRGVKKPLDCKLFGSVCTPENPVGSCMVSSEGACAAHYSYGRYRDGQ, encoded by the coding sequence ATGAAATACATCGACGAATTCCGCGACGGCGATCTGGCGCGCAAGCTGGCGGCGGACATCACGCGCGAGGTACAGCCGGAGCGCCGTTACGGCCTGATGGAGTTCTGCGGCGGGCATACCCACGCGGTCTACCGTTATGGTGTGCAAAACCTGCTGCCGCCCAACGTGAACCTGATTCACGGGCCGGGCTGCCCGGTGTGCGTGCTTCCCATTGGCCGGCTGGATTACGCCATCCAGTTGGCCCGCACCCCCGGCGTGATCCTCTGCACCTACGGTGACATGCTGCGCGTGCCGGGCTCGGGCGGCGTGAGCCTGCTCAAGGCCAAGGCGGGAGGCGCGGATATCCGCATGATCTACTCCAGTGCCGATGCGCTGAAAATCGCCCGGGAGCATCCAGCCCGTGAGGTGGTGTTTTTCGCCATCGGTTTCGAGACCACCACCCCGCCCACGGCCGTGGCCATTCTGCAAGCCGAAGCACAGGGGCTGCAAAACTTTTCCGTGATTTCCAGCCACGTCCTCACCCCGGCGGCGATCTCGGCCATCATGGGGAGCGGAGAAGCCAGGGTGGACGGCGTGATCGGGCCCGCACACGTTTCCACCGTAATCGGCAGCCGGCCCTATGAACCCTTCGCCACGCAATATCACCTGCCGGTGGTGATTGCCGGATTCGAACCGCTCGACGTGATGCAGGCGATCCTGATGCTGGTGCGGCAGTTGAACACGGGCCGCGCCGAGGTGGAAAACGAATTCACCCGCGCCGTGTCGCGCGAGGGAAATCTCAAGGCACAGCGGCTGGTGGCCGAGGTGTTCGAAGTGCGCGATGAGTTTGAATGGCGCGGCCTGGGCGTGGTGCCGCACAGCGGCCTCGCCATCCGGCCACGCTTTGCAGCTTTCGACGCCGAAAAACGTTTCAAGCTGACTTACCACCCGGTGGCCGACAATCCGGCCTGCGAATGCAGCGCCATCATCCGCGGGGTGAAAAAGCCGCTGGACTGCAAACTGTTCGGCAGCGTCTGCACACCGGAAAACCCGGTTGGCTCGTGCATGGTTTCATCGGAAGGGGCCTGCGCCGCCCATTACAGTTATGGACGGTATCGGGATGGGCAATAA
- a CDS encoding HypC/HybG/HupF family hydrogenase formation chaperone produces MCLAIPALVAEILENDMAVVDVGGVRKTISLALVDGVAAGDYVIVHVGYALNRLDPEEAAKTLALFAEISAVLDSSPLTPHPSPE; encoded by the coding sequence ATGTGTCTGGCAATCCCCGCCCTGGTGGCGGAAATTCTTGAAAACGACATGGCTGTCGTGGATGTGGGCGGCGTGCGCAAAACCATCTCCCTGGCGCTGGTGGACGGCGTGGCCGCCGGAGATTATGTAATCGTCCATGTGGGCTACGCCCTCAACCGCCTCGACCCGGAGGAGGCCGCCAAGACCCTGGCCCTGTTCGCCGAAATCAGCGCGGTACTGGACTCCTCACCCCTCACTCCTCACCCCTCACCAGAATGA
- a CDS encoding putative toxin-antitoxin system toxin component, PIN family translates to MTEFRLVVDTNAWISRLLLPGSTAALAVDRALTLGRVLVSEATLDELAEVLARPKFDRYVSRADRREFIHHLAGIVEIVPILSRIQACRDPKDDCFLELAINGQASHIISGDKDLLVLDPFMQVRILAPGDFLAATDQDMDLRNK, encoded by the coding sequence ATGACTGAATTCCGCCTGGTCGTTGATACCAATGCCTGGATCAGCCGCCTGCTGCTTCCCGGAAGTACAGCCGCACTGGCGGTGGACCGGGCGCTGACGCTGGGGCGGGTACTGGTTTCCGAGGCGACGCTGGACGAACTGGCAGAAGTGCTGGCCCGCCCCAAATTCGACCGTTACGTGAGCCGGGCCGACCGGCGGGAGTTCATCCACCACCTGGCCGGAATCGTCGAAATCGTCCCCATCCTGAGCCGCATTCAGGCCTGCCGTGATCCAAAGGACGACTGTTTCCTGGAACTGGCGATCAACGGCCAGGCCAGCCATATCATCAGCGGGGACAAGGATCTTCTGGTGCTCGACCCGTTCATGCAGGTGCGCATCCTGGCCCCGGGGGATTTTCTGGCCGCAACGGATCAGGACATGGACTTGAGGAACAAATAA
- a CDS encoding type II toxin-antitoxin system Phd/YefM family antitoxin produces the protein MRTISATEAKQGLASVLDAALREPVVIQRQKRNVAVVLSMQDYERLTRLNVREFQRFCDRVGNDAQARGLTEEGLNQLLANDD, from the coding sequence ATGCGCACCATCTCTGCCACCGAAGCCAAACAGGGGCTTGCCAGCGTTCTGGACGCGGCCCTGCGCGAGCCAGTCGTGATTCAGCGCCAAAAACGCAATGTTGCCGTCGTTCTGTCCATGCAGGATTACGAACGCCTGACGCGCCTTAACGTGCGTGAATTCCAGCGCTTTTGCGACCGCGTGGGCAATGATGCACAGGCCAGGGGGTTAACGGAAGAAGGCTTGAACCAGTTACTCGCAAACGATGACTGA
- the hypF gene encoding carbamoyltransferase HypF gives MSAGLVQNSGHPAQPVATSIRVRGQVQGVGFRPFVYRLACELGLAGWVRNDGDGVEIAVQGERTAISGLLRRLKSDAPPLARVTAVEATENAAFSPLQGFSIQESQAGPARTGIAPDTATCPACLAELFDPAGRRYRYPFINCTGCGPRYTITRHLPYDRPYTSMAGFPLCPACNQEYRDPETRRFHAEPNACPVCGPRLSMRDAAGRIIGTQDVIAASVSLLKAGKILALKGLGGFHLVCDARNAESVATLRKRKQREEKPFAVMAANPLSLKSLVQMSEAETGLLQTSERPIALLRKQPGCDDALPDIAPGIAWLGAMLPYTPLHYLLFHEAAGKPSGTAWLEQPQELLLVMTSANPCGEPLVIDNDEALARLEGIADAFVLHDRDIVARCDDSVVRNATAVTLHTSPFTLHSPFQFIRRARGYTPRAILLPRSGPSVLACGGWFKNTICLTRGNEAFVSQHLGDLDNASTCEALEETVAHLMNVLEIQPEIVAHDLHPDFHSSRFAVEFATERGIPAVVVQHHHAHIAAVLAEHGIDEPALGLALDGVGLGTDGTAWGGELLRLEGGRFERLGHLAQLQLPGGDRAAREPWRMAASALHQLGRGEEISRRFAMPAAAMLCQMLDKGVNTPSTSSCGRLFDAAAGLLGIRDTASFEGQAAMLLEGLAETHGAVAPMHNGYSLAADSQLDFLPLLGALAGNPGAAYGAALFHATLANGLAAWVLQATQRSGITIVALGGGCFLNAILSRNLRDALSEAGLRVLEAHKVPPNDGGLSLGQAWVAMQNKH, from the coding sequence TTGAGCGCGGGGCTGGTGCAGAATAGCGGCCATCCCGCACAACCGGTCGCCACAAGCATCCGCGTGCGCGGCCAGGTCCAGGGCGTCGGCTTCCGCCCCTTTGTCTATCGCCTCGCGTGCGAACTCGGTTTGGCCGGCTGGGTGCGCAATGATGGTGATGGGGTGGAAATCGCCGTTCAGGGTGAAAGAACCGCCATCAGCGGCCTGCTCCGCCGCCTGAAATCGGACGCTCCGCCCCTGGCCCGCGTCACGGCTGTAGAAGCAACAGAAAACGCCGCATTTTCTCCCCTTCAGGGTTTTTCCATACAGGAGAGCCAGGCCGGCCCGGCCCGTACTGGCATTGCACCCGACACCGCCACCTGCCCTGCCTGTCTGGCCGAACTGTTCGACCCGGCCGGCCGCCGCTACCGCTACCCCTTCATCAACTGCACCGGCTGCGGCCCGCGCTACACCATCACGCGCCACCTGCCTTACGACCGCCCGTACACCAGCATGGCCGGTTTCCCGCTGTGCCCGGCATGCAACCAGGAATACCGCGACCCCGAAACGCGCCGCTTCCACGCGGAGCCCAACGCCTGTCCGGTATGCGGCCCGCGGCTTTCCATGCGCGACGCCGCTGGGCGGATCATCGGCACACAGGACGTCATCGCAGCAAGCGTGTCTTTGCTCAAGGCAGGGAAAATCCTTGCCCTCAAGGGGCTGGGCGGCTTCCACCTCGTCTGCGACGCGCGCAATGCCGAGTCTGTAGCCACACTGCGCAAACGCAAGCAGCGCGAAGAAAAACCCTTCGCCGTGATGGCGGCCAATCCCCTTTCCCTGAAATCACTGGTGCAAATGAGCGAAGCAGAAACCGGGTTGCTGCAAACCAGCGAACGGCCTATCGCGCTGCTGCGCAAGCAGCCGGGCTGCGACGATGCTTTGCCGGATATCGCACCAGGCATTGCCTGGCTGGGGGCGATGCTGCCCTACACGCCGCTCCACTATCTGCTGTTCCACGAAGCGGCAGGAAAACCATCCGGCACAGCCTGGCTGGAACAACCGCAGGAGCTGCTGCTGGTCATGACCAGCGCCAACCCCTGTGGCGAACCCTTGGTAATCGATAACGATGAAGCATTGGCGCGTTTGGAGGGCATTGCTGACGCCTTCGTGCTGCATGACCGCGATATCGTGGCACGCTGCGACGACAGCGTGGTAAGAAACGCCACCGCCGTCACACTTCACACTTCACCCTTCACGCTTCACTCCCCGTTCCAATTCATCCGCCGCGCCCGCGGCTACACCCCGCGCGCCATCCTCCTGCCCCGCTCCGGCCCCTCGGTGCTGGCCTGTGGCGGCTGGTTCAAGAACACGATATGTCTGACGCGCGGCAACGAGGCCTTCGTTTCCCAGCATCTGGGCGACCTCGACAACGCCTCGACCTGCGAGGCGCTGGAGGAAACCGTGGCGCACCTGATGAACGTACTGGAAATCCAGCCCGAAATCGTCGCCCATGATCTGCATCCGGATTTTCACAGTAGCCGGTTTGCGGTGGAATTCGCCACCGAACGCGGCATACCGGCTGTCGTGGTGCAGCATCACCATGCCCACATCGCCGCCGTTCTGGCCGAGCATGGCATCGACGAACCCGCATTGGGGCTGGCGCTGGATGGAGTTGGCCTGGGCACGGATGGCACTGCCTGGGGGGGCGAGTTGCTGCGGCTTGAAGGCGGACGTTTTGAGCGCCTCGGCCATCTGGCACAGCTGCAACTTCCGGGCGGCGACCGCGCCGCGCGCGAGCCTTGGCGCATGGCGGCCAGCGCGCTCCACCAATTGGGCCGGGGAGAAGAAATCAGCCGGCGCTTCGCCATGCCTGCCGCCGCTATGCTATGCCAGATGCTGGACAAGGGCGTCAATACGCCCTCCACGTCGAGCTGCGGACGCCTGTTCGATGCGGCAGCAGGTTTGCTGGGGATCAGGGACACGGCCAGCTTCGAGGGGCAGGCGGCCATGCTGCTGGAAGGGCTGGCGGAAACGCATGGTGCGGTGGCGCCCATGCACAACGGCTATTCGCTCGCAGCAGACAGCCAGCTGGATTTTCTCCCCCTGCTCGGCGCGCTGGCCGGCAACCCCGGCGCGGCCTACGGTGCGGCGCTGTTTCATGCTACCTTGGCAAACGGGCTGGCGGCATGGGTGTTGCAGGCCACACAGCGAAGCGGCATTACCATCGTGGCATTGGGTGGCGGCTGCTTCCTCAACGCCATCCTCAGCCGGAATTTGCGCGACGCGCTGTCAGAAGCAGGGTTGCGCGTTCTGGAAGCGCACAAGGTGCCGCCCAACGATGGCGGCCTGAGCCTGGGGCAGGCGTGGGTAGCAATGCAGAACAAGCATTGA
- a CDS encoding DUF4124 domain-containing protein, with translation MKALLLIGMIAVVVPAQADVYRCQDAGGKTVYQETPCEKANLTTVKKLAKPVGEPSQEAIEKAQAESRTLIQSYNERKKAEQEAAKKEKEPQKTDPQKTAQPVERGAGAE, from the coding sequence ATGAAAGCATTGCTCTTGATCGGCATGATAGCCGTGGTTGTTCCGGCTCAGGCCGATGTCTACAGATGCCAGGATGCGGGCGGCAAAACCGTGTACCAGGAAACACCCTGCGAGAAGGCAAACCTGACGACAGTAAAAAAACTTGCCAAGCCGGTGGGCGAACCCTCCCAGGAAGCCATAGAAAAAGCCCAGGCGGAATCCAGGACCCTCATTCAGAGCTATAACGAACGCAAGAAGGCCGAGCAGGAAGCGGCAAAAAAAGAAAAAGAACCGCAGAAAACCGATCCGCAGAAAACGGCCCAGCCGGTTGAGCGCGGGGCTGGTGCAGAATAG